The genomic DNA GCTCGGTACTCCAGGTGGGGGGCGGACGCCTTCAGCACGACCGGGTACCCGACCTGGGCGGCCGCGCGGACGGCCGCCGCCGCGCTGGTCACCAGTTGCTCACGCGGTACGCGGACGCCGTACGCCCGCAACAGCTGCTTCGCCGCGTGCTCGCTGAGCCGCCGGCCGGGCCGCAGCAGGGGCCGCGCCCTGCGCGCCGCCGGCGACGGCGGGTCCGCCGGCGACGGCGCCCCCTCGAAGGGGGAGCGGTACGCGGCGGCGCGGCGGTGGTGGCCGGCGTAGGCCGCGAGGGCGGCGACGCAGTTGCCGGTGGTGCGGAAGGTGACGACCCGGGGCGAGCCGAGGAGCGTCTCCCGGTAGGCCGCCTCCGTGCCGGCCGGGGAACCCCAGATCACGCAGACCGGTTTGTCGGTCGTCTCCGCCGCGTCGGCCAGGGCCCGCGCGAGCCGGTCGGTGTGCGGGGGGCGCGGGGCGGGGACGGGGCAGACGACGACCCCGACGGCCGGGTCCGCGAGGAGGGCGTCGAGGCCGGCGCCCGGGCGGGCCGCGGCCGGGAGGCCGGCGGCGGAGGCGAGGGCGGCGACGTGGGCGGCGGCGCCGTCGGGGCCGTCGTCGTACACCGCTATGCCGTCCGCGCGGGGCGGGCGGGCGCGGGCGAGGAGGACGGCGGTGTCCTGCAGCTGGTCGGGGGAGCCGACCGGGACGACGCCGTACTGGCGGAGGGCCGCGTCCAGGACCGGCGCGGTGGCCGGGGCGGCGGTGGCGAGTGCGACGACGGGGACGCCGCGGCGGGCCGCGTGGTCGGCGGCGCGGAACAGGGCGGGGGCGTCGTGGACGGGGTCCAGGTGGCAGGCGACGGCGCCGACGCCGGGCTGTTCGGCGCAGTACGCGAGGAGGTCGGCGGCCGTCAGGTCGGCCCCGGCGCCGGTGACGGCCCAGTACGAGACCCGGACGCCGACGTCCTGGAGGGCGTACAGGTGGCGCCCCCGGGCGCCGGTCGGCGTGACGACGGCGACGCCGGGTCCGGGGAGGTCGTCCCGCAGCGGCGCGAAGAGGTCGGCGTCGGTGGGCCCGAGCACGCGCGTCGCACCGCCGCGCAGCCGGTCGGCGGAGGAGGAACCGCCGAGGACGACGGCGAGGGGGATCTCCCGGGCGGCCAGCTGCCGGACGTCGGGCAGGGGGTCGTCGCCGAGGACGACGGCGAGGTCCACGTCGTCCGGTAACCCGGAGACGGACGGGACGGACCGCACCCCGGCCTCCGCCGCGCCCCGCACGGCGTACACCCGCGCCCCGCGGCCGAGCGCCCACCGCACGGCGGCGTCCCGTCCACCGCCCGCCCCCAGGAGCGCCACGGCGCGGGGCCGGAAGAGGGGGCCCAGGTCCGGGGCACCGCCTCCCGGGCCCGGTCCTCCGGTGAAGCCGCCCCGAGCAGAACCGAGAACCACTCCGCCGCCTCCCGCCCGTCGCACAGCCGAACCCGAATGACGCCCGGTCAGGTTACTCATGAGTTGCCCAGGGGGAACAGCGCGCACGGCCATCGTCCGAAGCGCGGCGGGGCGGGGGCGGCGGGTGCCGAGGGGGCTGGCCGGGCGGGGCGGCGGGTGCCGGGGAAGGGCGGACCGGAGGGTGGCGGATATCCGGGAGGCGGCCGGGCGGGGCGGCGGGTGTCCGGTGGGGCGGCGGCGGGCGTCCCGGGGCGCCGTGGCGAAAGACGAGGGCCCCCGGGCCGGTGGGGACGTCGCCGTACCCACCGGGCCCGAAGGCCCTCACCTGCCACAACCTCCCCGAACGGGACGCCTAGGGAGTCAGGGACTCCCCGGAGAGTTCTCCGTCGTGGAGCTCCGCCAGGTACCGCTCGGCGTCCAGGGCGGCCGCACATCCGGTCCCGGCCGCCGTGACGGCCTGGCGGTAGACGTGGTCGACGACGTCGCCCGCCGCGAACACCCCCGGCACGCTGGTACGGGTCGAGGGCGCGTCCACCAGCACGTACCCGGCCTCGTCCAGGGCGAGCCGGCCCTTGAAGAGTTCGCTGCGCGGGTCGTGGCCGATCGCGATGAACAGCCCCGTCACCGCCCGGTCCTCCGTCGCCCCGGTGACCGTGTCCCGGAGCGTGACGCCGGTGAGGCCCGTGCCGATGTCGCCCTGCAGGGCCGCCACCTCGCGCTCGAAGGCGAAGGTGATCTTCGGGTCGGCGAAGGCCCGCCGCTGCATCGCCTTGGAGGCCCGCAGGGTGTCGCGCCGGTGGACCACCGTGACCGAACGGGCGTACCGGCTCAGGAAGGTGGCCTCCTCCAGGGCGGTGTCGCCGCCGCCGACCACGACGATGTCGTGGTTGCGGAAGAAGAACCCGTCGCAGGTGGCGCACCAGGAGACGCCCCGCCCGGACAGTTCGTCCTCCTTCTCCAGGCCGAGCTTGCGGTAGCCCGACCCGGTGGCGACGATGACGGCCCGCGTCCGGTACTCGCGCCCCGTGCTGTCGGTGACCGTCTTGACGTCCCCGTCCAGGTCGACGTCGACCACGTCCACGTCGACCATCTCGGCGCCGAACCGTTCCGCCTGGGACGCCATGGCGTCCATCAGGTCCGGCCCCTGTATGCCCTGGGGGAAGCCGGGGTAGTTCTCCACCTCGGTGGTGGTGGCCAGCGAGCCGCCGATGAAGGCGCTGCCCCGCAGGACCAGCGGGCGGAGGTCGGCCCGGGCGGTGTAGAGGGCGGCGGTGTAGCCGGCGGGGCCGGAGCCGATGACGACGACGTTGCGGATGTCGCCGCTCATCGGTCGGACCGCCCGCTCGTGGTGCCGGTCGGGCCGGTGTACAGCAGCAGGTTCCGGGAGTCCGCGCCCGGGTTCAGCACGTGGTCCTTGGTGGCGGCGGCGATGAGCGCCTCGTCCAGCTCGACCGGCGTGGCCTCGGGGTGGGCGGCCAGGTAGAGGGCCGCCGCGCCGGTGACCTCGGCGGTGGCCGCGGAGGTGCCGGTGAGCCTGACGTAGGAGCTGTTGCTCAGCGCGCCGGCGGTGGTGATGTCGGTGCCGGGCGCGAACAGGTGGACGCAGTAGCCGTAGTTGGACCAGGCCGGTCGCCGGTCGCTGCGGTCGGTGGCGGCGACGGTGATGGCGGTGGTCTGCCGGGCGGGGGTCGTCTCGCAGGACTCGATGCCGTTGCCCGAGCTGTCGCCGTTGCCCGCGGCGGCGGTGTACGCGATGCCCTTGTGGGTCATCTGGTAGAGCTGGAGGTCGAGCACGGAGCCCGGCTCGCCGGAGAAGCCCAGGTTGACGATGGAGGGGCCGTCGGCGTTGGCGGTGATCCAGTCCACCGCGGACATGATGTGCTCCAGCGTGCCCGTGCCGTCGCAGCCGAAGGCGCGCACCGACTTCACGGTGGCGCCCTTGGCGACACCGCTCCACAGTCCGGCGGCGGTGGCCGCGGAGGCGGTGCCGTGGCCGTTGCAGTCGCTGGCGCCGCCGGGGGCCTGCCTGATGGCGTCGTACACGCCCTGGGCCCGGCCTCCCATGAACTCCTGGTGGCCGACCCGCACACCGGTGTCGACGATGTAGGCGTCCACGCCCGACCCGGTGCCGGAGAACCTGTAGGTGTTGTTCAGGGGCAGGTCGCGCTGGTCCACGCGGTCCAGGCCCCAGGAGGGCGGTGACGTCTGGACGCCGCCGCCGAGGGCCGCCACCCCCGCCGCCCCGGTGTCCAGCCTCCGGACCGCCTGCTGCTTCCCGGCGACGCGGTAGACGCGGTCGCTGGTGATCGAGTCGACGCGGGTGTCCTTGTAGTAGGCGGTCACCTGCTCCGGGGTGAGCGAGACGGAGAACGCCTGGGAGGCGGAGTAGTACACCCTCCGCAGCACGCCGCCGTTGGTGGCGATCACCTCGTTCGCCCGCCGGGTGACCGCCTCCTTGGTCGCCTCCGTGCTGTTGACTTCGACGACGTACACGGTGGTGGCGGCGGTGGAGGCGGACGAGGGCCGGTCCGCCGGGGTGTTCGACGACGCCGGTCCGGCGATCAGAACGGGAAGGACCACACCGGCCGCGACGGCCGCCGCCGTCGCCGCCTTCAACAGGGGCTTCTTCATTGGGGGATGAGCCTTTCGCCTGTGTCTCACGCGAGGTCGCCGCGCACTGCGGCGGTGGAGCGGGGGGACACCGCAGGCGTGCCGCGGGTGCGGTACGCCTGCGGTGCGAGGGGAGGGTGCCCGGGGCGGGGGATCCGGAGGGGGCGGCGCCCCGGGCGGGGTGTGCCGCCGCCGCGGGAGCGGCGGCGGCATCTGTGCCTTACAGGTTGTTCAGCCAGTTCCGCAGGGAGGTCGGGCCGTCGAAGCCCACCATGCGGCTGCCGGCCTCCTGGCCGTTCTGGATGTTGAGCAGGGCCGGGATGCCGCGGACCCGGTACTTGTTGTACAGGTCGCGGTTCCTGTCGACGTCGACCTTGGCCCACACCCAGGCACCGTTGTCGGCGGTGTTGTACTGCTGGAGGTACGGCTTCTGCTTCTGGCACCAGTAGCACCAGGTGGCGGTGAAGTCGAGGACCACCGGCTTGGTGTACGACCACTGCATCACCTGGGCGGTGTTGGCCGGGGTGACGTCGACGACGTTGGGGATCGTCGCGGTGGCGGACACCTCGGCGACGGGCGCCGCCGGGGCGGCGACGGCCGAGGCGGCGGTGCCACCCAGGAGCATGGCGACAGCTGCGGTGACCACAGCCAGCTTGCGGTACATGATGGTTTCCTTTCGTGGGGGTGGGGCGGGGTAGGGCGTACGCGTACGAGGGGGAGGGGCTCTCCGGGGCTCGTTCAGCCTTCGGCGGTCTGCGTGGGCAGGCCGTGGGCTACCCAGTCCTCGATCCCCTCGCGGTACTTGCGTACGTCCGTGTAACCGAGCGAGACGAGGCGCGCGCCGACGAGTTCACTGTTGCGGCACGGCACGTTCGCGCAGTACACGACTATGGGTTTGGTGCGGTCCGGGAGCACGGTGGGCGCGAGTTCGTCGGTGAAGCGCGCCGCCTCCTCGTACGGGAATCCCGGGATGTTCACCGCACCGGGCAGGTGTTCACGCTCGTAGTAGGCCGTCGGCATCGTGTCGACCACGATGACCTTTCCGGCGTCCATCTCGGCCTTCAGTTCGTCCCGCTTCACCAGGGGTAGCACTTCTGCCTCCGGTCCTCGTCATGCAGTGGGGTCGGAAAGGGGGGTCTCTCGGGCGGTGCCGCGGTGCCGGGCGCCCATCATCCGGCCGACCACCGCGTAGAGGGCGAAGGCGGCCACGACGGCGTTGATGGCGGGGATGCCGGCCTCCAGGTACACGCCGATCAGCGTGCCGGCGGCCCAGCAGACCAGGGACAGCGGAAGCCAGTTCGGGATGTCGGGCTCCTGGCCCGTGCGGCGCGCCTGCTCCAGGTCCGCGCGGTACCGCCGCACCACGTAGTACTCGGCGATGATGATTCCGGCCACCGGCGGGGCGAGCACCCCGATGGTCTCCAGGAAGCCGGTGAAGTCGTCGGCGATGCCGATGGCGGAGAGGAAGGTACCCGCCGCGCCGATCACCAGGGTGACGCTCCGCCGGCCGATGCGGCGGCCGAAGATGACGTCGACGCTGTTGACCGTGGCCAGCGCGGAGGAGTACAGGTTCCAGTCGTTGATCTTGAGGATCGACGTGGCCAGGATCAGCGTACCCAGGATGCCGGAGGAGGTGGTGATGATGCCGACGATGTCGGCGGTGCGGGCGGCGTGCCCGAGCATCACCGCGGTGAGCCCGATCACGTACTCGCCCAGCGTCACGCCGAGCAGGGTCTGCTTCACGACGTCGGAGGGACGGCGGTTGAAGCGCGTCATGTCCGGGGTCATCAGGGCGCCCAGGATGAACGCGCCCGCCACCAGCGTCGTGCCCTCGGCCAGGCTGAGGACCGGCCCGGGAGGGGGCCCGGTCAGCAGCTCGTCCATCGGGTGGCCGATCAGCGTGTCCACCACCGACCAGCCGGCCAGGACCAGGAACGCCGGCACGGTCAGGTAGGCCGTCCACGCCATGATCTTGAAGCCGTAGACCGAGATGGCCGTGACCACCGCGCCGCCCGCCACCGCCCAGGCCCACTGGGGGATGCCGCCGGCGAGGTCGTGCATGCCCTGCGCGAAGACGCCGTTCTGGACGCCGAACCAGCCGGCGAGGCTGAGCGCCACCAGCATGCCGACGGCGGCGGAGCCCTTGCGGCCGAAGCCGGACCAGCGGGCCAGCACCGACGTGGAGACGCCCTCCTTCACCCCGGCGACGCCCATGAGGATCGTGACGATCTCCAGCATCACCGAGCCGACGGTGATGGCGATCACCGCGTCGGTGAACGTCATGCCGTAGCCGAGGACGGCTCCCACCATGAACTGCTGGAAGGAGGAGACCTGGCCGAAGCGCTGCACCGCCACGGAGAACCAGGAGTGGCGGGCCTCGTCGGGGACCGGGGTCAGCGAGTAGTCGTCGAGGGCCTCGTCCCCGGCGGACCGGGCCGCCGCACCGGTCACCGGGGCCGGCTCGGTGTTCTTCCGTTCGGTCTCAGCCGATCCCATGGGCCACCTCCTGGGCGGGGGCGGACTCGGCCGGCTGCGGCGCCTCGGGGGCGTCCTGCGGCAGTTCGCGGACCACGAGGAAGCCCTGCCCGTCCGCCGGCTGCCAGCTCAGTTCGTGGCGGAAGAAGCGCTCCAGGAAGGCGACGCGGTGGTGGTAGACGAAGAACGACGGGCGGTGGCCCGCGATGCCTCCGGCGTCCACGAAGAGGGGCAGCTCGGCGAGGAAGTAGCGTACGGCGCTCTGCAGCTGCTCCTCCGTCGGGGAGGTGCCCGGGGGCAGCTTCTGGTCCAGCACCCAGTTGGAGGCGTCCAGACAGGCGGCGCGGAAGCCCTCGTCCTCGCGGAAGCGGAGGTGCGCCTCGTCCAGCAGCGAGGTGTAGCGGGCGATGCCGTTCAGCCGCTCCATGCCCAGGACCAGGTCCTGGGGGTTCTCCACACCCACCGAGCGCAGCGCGGTGCAGATCTTGTTGTGGACGTACTGGCCCTGGCGCTGGGCCTTGTGGCGTGCGCGGTCCGGCTCGTACCCCAGTGCCTCCAGGGTGTACGCGGCCGCCGCGTCGGGCACGAAGAAGTGGACGTTCGGAAAACGTGTCAGCGCCCAGTCGGCCAGCCGCTGCAGTCGCGGCGTGCTGAAGTAGCTGTTGAAAGGGCTGACCCCGATGCACACGTGAACGGAATCGGGCAGCAAGCTGCGACATCGCTCGGTAAGTGGTTCAATCTCAAACATATTCACTCTCAGGCAGTGGTGCGGACGGGCCCCCCTCGCACAGTCAGGCCGTCGGCCCGTGAGGCGATGACTGGAATGGTGACGGTCCGCCGGGGGGTTGAGTACTGCCGGGCGGTTATGCCATTGCCGCAATTCCCGCCACTACAGCGCAGCGTGCCCGCAGGCCGACTATCGGTGACTTTCAGGGTGTGAAAATCGCAGGCCGAGCCCTTGACCTCCAGACCTGGCAAAGGCTTCGATGAGCGGCTTAACTATTGGCATGGACCTGCAATTCCGCCACTTACGTCAGCTGTGCGTCGTCTCCGAGACCGGAAGCCTGAACAAGGCCGCGACGGTCCTGGGGCTTCCCCAGCCTGCTCTGAGTCGCCAGATACGGCGGCTGGAGGAACTGTTCGGCGGGACGCTGTTCGAGCGCGACCAGCACGGCACCCGCCCGACCCCCCTGGGCAGCGCGGTCCTGGACCACGCGGAGTCCATCCTCCGCTCCTTCGACTATTTCGGGGAGCAGGTGCGCGACTACCGCGTGCTGCG from Streptomyces sp. MRC013 includes the following:
- the trxB gene encoding thioredoxin-disulfide reductase, producing the protein MSGDIRNVVVIGSGPAGYTAALYTARADLRPLVLRGSAFIGGSLATTTEVENYPGFPQGIQGPDLMDAMASQAERFGAEMVDVDVVDVDLDGDVKTVTDSTGREYRTRAVIVATGSGYRKLGLEKEDELSGRGVSWCATCDGFFFRNHDIVVVGGGDTALEEATFLSRYARSVTVVHRRDTLRASKAMQRRAFADPKITFAFEREVAALQGDIGTGLTGVTLRDTVTGATEDRAVTGLFIAIGHDPRSELFKGRLALDEAGYVLVDAPSTRTSVPGVFAAGDVVDHVYRQAVTAAGTGCAAALDAERYLAELHDGELSGESLTP
- a CDS encoding cytosine permease, with amino-acid sequence MGSAETERKNTEPAPVTGAAARSAGDEALDDYSLTPVPDEARHSWFSVAVQRFGQVSSFQQFMVGAVLGYGMTFTDAVIAITVGSVMLEIVTILMGVAGVKEGVSTSVLARWSGFGRKGSAAVGMLVALSLAGWFGVQNGVFAQGMHDLAGGIPQWAWAVAGGAVVTAISVYGFKIMAWTAYLTVPAFLVLAGWSVVDTLIGHPMDELLTGPPPGPVLSLAEGTTLVAGAFILGALMTPDMTRFNRRPSDVVKQTLLGVTLGEYVIGLTAVMLGHAARTADIVGIITTSSGILGTLILATSILKINDWNLYSSALATVNSVDVIFGRRIGRRSVTLVIGAAGTFLSAIGIADDFTGFLETIGVLAPPVAGIIIAEYYVVRRYRADLEQARRTGQEPDIPNWLPLSLVCWAAGTLIGVYLEAGIPAINAVVAAFALYAVVGRMMGARHRGTARETPLSDPTA
- a CDS encoding S8 family peptidase, which encodes MKKPLLKAATAAAVAAGVVLPVLIAGPASSNTPADRPSSASTAATTVYVVEVNSTEATKEAVTRRANEVIATNGGVLRRVYYSASQAFSVSLTPEQVTAYYKDTRVDSITSDRVYRVAGKQQAVRRLDTGAAGVAALGGGVQTSPPSWGLDRVDQRDLPLNNTYRFSGTGSGVDAYIVDTGVRVGHQEFMGGRAQGVYDAIRQAPGGASDCNGHGTASAATAAGLWSGVAKGATVKSVRAFGCDGTGTLEHIMSAVDWITANADGPSIVNLGFSGEPGSVLDLQLYQMTHKGIAYTAAAGNGDSSGNGIESCETTPARQTTAITVAATDRSDRRPAWSNYGYCVHLFAPGTDITTAGALSNSSYVRLTGTSAATAEVTGAAALYLAAHPEATPVELDEALIAAATKDHVLNPGADSRNLLLYTGPTGTTSGRSDR
- a CDS encoding tRNA-dependent cyclodipeptide synthase, whose protein sequence is MFEIEPLTERCRSLLPDSVHVCIGVSPFNSYFSTPRLQRLADWALTRFPNVHFFVPDAAAAYTLEALGYEPDRARHKAQRQGQYVHNKICTALRSVGVENPQDLVLGMERLNGIARYTSLLDEAHLRFREDEGFRAACLDASNWVLDQKLPPGTSPTEEQLQSAVRYFLAELPLFVDAGGIAGHRPSFFVYHHRVAFLERFFRHELSWQPADGQGFLVVRELPQDAPEAPQPAESAPAQEVAHGIG
- a CDS encoding thioredoxin family protein; the protein is MYRKLAVVTAAVAMLLGGTAASAVAAPAAPVAEVSATATIPNVVDVTPANTAQVMQWSYTKPVVLDFTATWCYWCQKQKPYLQQYNTADNGAWVWAKVDVDRNRDLYNKYRVRGIPALLNIQNGQEAGSRMVGFDGPTSLRNWLNNL
- a CDS encoding rhodanese-like domain-containing protein, whose amino-acid sequence is MKRDELKAEMDAGKVIVVDTMPTAYYEREHLPGAVNIPGFPYEEAARFTDELAPTVLPDRTKPIVVYCANVPCRNSELVGARLVSLGYTDVRKYREGIEDWVAHGLPTQTAEG